A genomic segment from Burkholderia plantarii encodes:
- a CDS encoding TetR/AcrR family transcriptional regulator, whose amino-acid sequence MTRSDAARNRERLLAVARDAYAASPDVSLNAIAKAAGVGPGTLYRHFPTREALVLAVYEEQIAQLVALAPALIEEHADAPVEAMRHWLEALGRYGRLKHGIAEVLHAAMTEAIFRSTYFPMVDALRRLLQAGERAGAFRPGTDPDDLLLLLGFLWRMKPGEASEAQATRLIGFVLRGLGATEAA is encoded by the coding sequence ATGACCCGATCCGACGCCGCCCGCAATCGCGAGCGGCTGCTGGCGGTGGCGCGCGACGCATACGCGGCGTCCCCCGATGTCTCGCTGAACGCGATCGCGAAGGCCGCGGGCGTCGGCCCCGGCACGCTGTACCGGCATTTCCCCACGCGCGAGGCGCTGGTGCTGGCCGTCTACGAGGAACAGATCGCGCAGCTGGTGGCGCTCGCGCCGGCGCTGATCGAGGAACACGCCGACGCGCCGGTCGAGGCGATGCGCCACTGGCTCGAAGCACTCGGCCGCTACGGGCGGCTGAAGCACGGCATTGCCGAGGTGCTGCACGCGGCGATGACGGAGGCGATCTTCCGCAGCACCTATTTCCCGATGGTCGACGCGCTGCGCCGGCTGCTGCAGGCGGGCGAGCGGGCCGGCGCGTTTCGCCCCGGCACCGATCCCGACGACCTGCTGCTGCTGCTCGGTTTCCTCTGGCGCATGAAGCCGGGCGAGGCCAGCGAGGCGCAGGCCACGCGCTTGATCGGCTTCGTGCTGCGGGGGCTCGGCGCGACGGAGGCGGCCTGA
- a CDS encoding MsnO8 family LLM class oxidoreductase: MTYSVSLLDKSPVADGTTAADALQATLRLARRAEALGYRRFWVAEHHGAPGLASSAPEVLIAHLLAVTSHIRVGSGGVMLQHYSPFKVAETFRLLAALAPGRVDLGVGKAPGGLPATTRALQARYAGAAQPSFDALLAELDAFVAPADAAAVTDAAAPPAARALPEPPEAPQRVLLGGSPASAALAARHGWQFCYAGHFNGDVSNLERSLAAYRDATGRAPLLALYAFAADSAEAARREAGALRIFRLQLANGQAVNLGSPEAAADYAAQVGATDYRIEELRPHAVAGSGDEIRAELDALHRRFGVEEFVIDTPVADYAKRLASIEAIAGAALTEPA, translated from the coding sequence ATGACCTATTCCGTTTCGCTGCTGGACAAGAGCCCCGTCGCCGACGGCACGACGGCCGCCGACGCGCTGCAGGCCACGCTGCGGCTCGCGCGCCGCGCCGAGGCGCTCGGCTACCGCCGCTTCTGGGTGGCCGAGCATCACGGCGCGCCGGGCCTCGCCAGCTCCGCGCCCGAGGTGCTGATCGCGCATCTGCTGGCCGTGACCTCGCACATCCGCGTCGGCTCGGGTGGCGTGATGCTGCAGCACTACAGCCCGTTCAAGGTGGCCGAGACGTTCCGGCTGCTCGCCGCGCTCGCGCCGGGCCGCGTCGATCTCGGCGTGGGCAAGGCGCCGGGCGGCCTGCCCGCCACGACGCGCGCCCTGCAGGCCCGCTACGCCGGCGCCGCGCAGCCGTCGTTCGACGCGCTGCTGGCCGAACTCGACGCGTTCGTCGCGCCGGCCGATGCCGCGGCGGTGACCGATGCCGCCGCGCCGCCCGCCGCGCGCGCGTTGCCCGAGCCGCCCGAGGCGCCGCAGCGCGTGCTGCTGGGCGGCAGCCCGGCGAGCGCGGCGCTGGCCGCGCGCCACGGCTGGCAGTTCTGCTACGCGGGCCACTTCAACGGCGACGTGTCGAACCTCGAGCGCTCGCTCGCGGCCTATCGCGACGCCACCGGCCGCGCGCCGCTGCTCGCGCTGTACGCGTTCGCGGCCGATTCGGCCGAGGCCGCGCGCCGCGAGGCGGGCGCGCTGCGCATCTTCCGGCTGCAACTGGCCAACGGGCAGGCCGTGAACCTCGGCAGCCCGGAGGCGGCGGCCGACTACGCGGCGCAGGTCGGCGCGACCGACTACCGGATCGAGGAGCTGCGCCCGCACGCGGTCGCGGGCAGCGGCGACGAGATCCGTGCGGAACTCGACGCGCTGCACCGGCGCTTCGGCGTCGAGGAATTCGTGATCGACACGCCGGTGGCCGACTACGCGAAACGGCTCGCCTCGATCGAGGCGATCGCCGGCGCGGCGCTCACGGAGCCGGCCTGA
- a CDS encoding ABC transporter substrate-binding protein, with the protein MKFSMTKQSTWAAWLLAAAACLATAAHAAAPDLNLSPDQHDRVRAAPDSAAIAAIPASYPFVSKGELVVGMAVSWPPLDTYATDAKTLVGYDPDLAQVVADGLGRKLRIVPLAWEDWPLAVASGKVDAVLSNVTVTEERKEKFDFSTYRRDVLGFYVANGSPIKAIREPKDVAGLRVVTDSGTNQEAILIAWDKQNVAKGLKPVKIVYYDDIAVRNVALQSGRVDAIFSVNAGLAYQQSRTHDTRLVGTVSGGWPVTAEVAITTRKGSGLAAPITLLLNDLIRNGKYRQVLDRWNLGSEAIDAARTNPPGLPKS; encoded by the coding sequence ATGAAATTCAGCATGACGAAACAATCGACATGGGCGGCATGGCTCCTCGCAGCCGCGGCCTGCCTTGCGACGGCGGCCCACGCGGCGGCGCCGGACCTGAACCTGAGCCCCGACCAGCACGACCGCGTGCGGGCCGCGCCGGACAGCGCGGCGATCGCGGCGATTCCGGCCAGCTATCCGTTCGTGTCGAAGGGCGAACTGGTGGTGGGCATGGCCGTGTCGTGGCCGCCGCTCGACACCTACGCCACCGACGCGAAAACACTGGTCGGCTACGACCCCGATCTCGCGCAGGTGGTGGCCGACGGGCTCGGCCGCAAGCTGCGCATCGTGCCGCTCGCCTGGGAGGACTGGCCGCTCGCGGTGGCCTCGGGCAAGGTGGACGCGGTGCTGTCGAACGTGACCGTCACCGAGGAGCGCAAGGAGAAGTTCGACTTCTCGACCTACCGCCGCGACGTGCTCGGCTTCTACGTGGCCAACGGCAGCCCGATCAAGGCGATCCGCGAGCCGAAGGACGTGGCCGGGCTGCGCGTGGTGACCGACTCGGGCACCAACCAGGAAGCGATCCTGATCGCCTGGGACAAGCAGAACGTCGCGAAAGGCCTGAAGCCCGTGAAGATCGTCTATTACGACGACATCGCGGTGCGCAACGTCGCGCTGCAATCGGGGCGCGTGGATGCGATCTTCAGCGTCAACGCGGGCCTCGCCTACCAGCAGTCGCGCACCCACGACACGCGGCTGGTGGGCACCGTGAGCGGCGGCTGGCCGGTCACCGCCGAGGTGGCGATCACCACCCGCAAGGGCAGCGGGCTCGCCGCGCCGATCACGCTGCTGCTCAACGACCTGATCCGCAACGGCAAGTACCGGCAGGTGCTCGACCGCTGGAACCTCGGCAGCGAGGCGATCGACGCGGCGCGCACCAATCCGCCGGGCCTGCCGAAGAGTTGA
- a CDS encoding LysR family transcriptional regulator: MELRQLRHFVAVAEEANFTRAAERCHIVQSALSTSIRLLEEELGARLLVRTTRRVSLSAAGAVFLDSARRALDILDRAGLEVADITSVRRGKLSIGTVQSLPQFLELPALLSRFYHAHPGVEVRLVQGGATELNEKVSARELDLAILPIEERNERLESHVIACDEMVLACGRDHPLATSGPVPLSRLTKEAFVDFVPGQGTRRLVDRGFAEAGLQRRVAFEIGDLDTLLDLVCQGLGVALLPEDIVVRRPDMLACVRLEQTQLCWELVVTHAASAAGDAPDLLDPAPIAFLDMLMAETADQR; this comes from the coding sequence GTGGAATTGAGACAACTACGCCATTTCGTCGCCGTCGCCGAGGAGGCGAACTTCACGCGGGCCGCCGAGCGCTGCCACATCGTGCAGTCCGCGCTGTCCACCTCGATCCGCCTGCTGGAGGAGGAACTCGGCGCGCGGCTGCTGGTGCGGACCACGCGCCGCGTGAGCCTGTCGGCGGCCGGCGCGGTGTTCCTCGACAGCGCGCGGCGCGCGCTCGACATCCTCGACCGGGCCGGGCTGGAGGTGGCCGACATCACCTCGGTGCGGCGCGGCAAGCTGTCGATCGGCACGGTGCAGAGCCTGCCGCAGTTCCTCGAACTGCCCGCGCTGCTGTCGCGTTTCTACCACGCGCATCCGGGCGTGGAGGTGCGGCTCGTACAGGGCGGCGCGACCGAACTGAACGAAAAAGTGAGCGCGCGCGAACTTGATCTGGCGATCCTGCCGATCGAGGAGCGCAACGAGCGGCTCGAATCGCATGTGATCGCCTGCGATGAGATGGTGCTCGCCTGTGGACGCGATCACCCGCTCGCCACGTCGGGGCCGGTGCCGCTGTCGCGGCTCACGAAGGAGGCGTTCGTCGATTTCGTGCCGGGGCAGGGCACGCGCCGGCTCGTCGATCGCGGCTTTGCCGAGGCCGGGCTGCAGCGGCGCGTGGCCTTCGAGATCGGCGATCTCGATACGCTGCTCGACCTGGTCTGCCAGGGGCTCGGCGTCGCGCTGCTGCCCGAGGACATCGTGGTGCGCCGCCCCGACATGCTCGCCTGCGTGCGGCTCGAACAGACCCAGCTGTGCTGGGAGCTGGTGGTCACGCACGCGGCCTCGGCGGCCGGCGACGCGCCCGATCTGCTCGACCCGGCGCCCATCGCGTTCCTCGACATGCTGATGGCGGAAACGGCCGACCAGCGCTGA
- a CDS encoding DNA polymerase II, which yields MTDFEQGFILTRHWRDTAAGVEIEFWLATDAGARRVRLRPQESVAFVPAAQREAAERALAGETGVELRPLALRDFRQRPVAGLYCRRHRHLAALQKRLAQAGIDVYEADVSPPDRYTMERFITAPVRFRGQPAGTGVLTDGELKPDDAYRPALRCVSLDIETSARGELYSIALEGCGQRDVYMLGPANGGTPDPGLTLVYCESRAELLVQLNDWFARHDPDVLIGWNLIQFDLRVLHAHSQQLGVPLRLGRDGSVLDWRAHGAQPDHFFAGAAGRLVIDGIDALKSATWSFPSFSLEYVAQTLLGEGKAIDNPYQRMDEIQRRFDHDKPALAHYNLKDCELVTRIFAKADLLSFMLERATVTGLAADRTGGSVAAFTHLYLPRMHRLGYVAPNLGDVTGQNSPGGFVMDSRPGLYDSVLVLDYKSLYPSIIRTFLIDPAGLVEGLARPDDAHSVPGFLGARFSRTQHCLPDIVRRVWEGRELAKRQRNAPLSQALKIIMNAFYGVLGSSGCRFFDPRLASSITMRGHEIMHRTRELIEGLGHEVIYGDTDSTFVWLREPHRDEDAAAKGRAIVEHVNGWWRTHLRERFGLDSALELQYERHYLRFLMPTVRGAEEGSKKRYAGLARAADGGDDVVFKGLETVRTDWTPLAQQFQRELYTRVFRREPYGDFIRDTVRKTLAGELDALLVYRKRVRRPLSEYQRNVPPHVRAARTADEFNREQGRPQQYQRGGWISYVMTTAGPEPLETMRSPIDYAFYLSRQLQPVADAILPFLKDDFESVISGQGRLFPA from the coding sequence TTGACTGATTTCGAGCAGGGTTTCATCCTGACCCGTCACTGGCGGGACACCGCGGCCGGCGTCGAGATCGAATTCTGGCTCGCGACCGACGCCGGCGCGCGCCGCGTGCGGCTGCGTCCGCAGGAATCGGTCGCGTTCGTGCCGGCCGCGCAGCGCGAGGCCGCCGAGCGCGCGCTGGCGGGCGAAACCGGCGTCGAGCTGCGCCCGCTCGCGCTGCGCGATTTCCGCCAGCGCCCCGTGGCGGGCCTCTATTGCCGCCGCCATCGCCATCTCGCGGCGCTGCAGAAGCGCCTCGCGCAGGCCGGCATCGACGTCTACGAAGCCGACGTGAGCCCGCCCGACCGCTACACGATGGAGCGCTTCATCACGGCGCCGGTGCGCTTTCGCGGCCAGCCGGCCGGCACGGGCGTCCTGACCGACGGCGAACTCAAGCCCGACGACGCCTACCGCCCCGCGCTGCGCTGCGTCTCGCTCGACATCGAGACCAGCGCGCGCGGCGAACTCTATTCGATCGCGCTCGAAGGCTGCGGCCAACGCGACGTCTACATGCTCGGCCCGGCCAACGGCGGCACGCCCGACCCGGGCCTCACGCTGGTCTACTGCGAAAGCCGCGCCGAGCTGCTCGTGCAGCTGAACGACTGGTTCGCGCGCCACGATCCCGACGTGCTGATCGGCTGGAACCTGATCCAGTTCGACCTGCGCGTGCTGCACGCGCATTCGCAGCAGCTCGGCGTGCCGCTGCGGCTCGGCCGCGACGGCAGCGTGCTCGACTGGCGCGCACACGGCGCGCAGCCCGACCACTTCTTCGCCGGCGCGGCCGGGCGGCTCGTGATCGACGGCATCGACGCGCTGAAATCGGCCACCTGGAGCTTTCCGTCGTTCAGCCTCGAATACGTGGCGCAGACGCTGCTCGGCGAAGGCAAGGCCATCGACAATCCGTATCAACGCATGGACGAGATCCAGCGCCGCTTCGATCACGACAAGCCCGCGCTCGCGCACTACAACCTGAAGGACTGCGAGCTCGTCACGCGCATCTTCGCGAAGGCGGACCTGCTGTCGTTCATGCTCGAGCGCGCGACCGTCACCGGGCTCGCGGCCGACCGCACCGGCGGCTCGGTGGCCGCGTTCACGCATCTGTACCTGCCGCGCATGCACCGGCTCGGCTACGTCGCGCCGAACCTCGGCGACGTGACCGGCCAGAACAGCCCCGGCGGCTTCGTGATGGATTCGCGCCCGGGGCTCTACGATTCGGTGCTGGTGCTCGACTACAAGAGCCTCTATCCGTCGATCATCCGCACCTTCCTGATCGATCCGGCCGGGCTCGTCGAAGGCCTCGCGCGCCCCGACGACGCCCACTCGGTGCCCGGCTTCCTCGGCGCGCGCTTCTCGCGCACGCAGCACTGCCTGCCCGACATCGTGCGGCGCGTCTGGGAAGGCCGCGAACTCGCCAAGCGCCAGCGCAACGCGCCGCTTTCGCAGGCGCTGAAGATCATCATGAACGCGTTCTACGGCGTGCTCGGCTCGTCGGGCTGCCGCTTCTTCGATCCGCGCCTGGCCTCGTCGATCACCATGCGCGGCCACGAGATCATGCACCGCACCCGCGAGCTGATCGAGGGACTCGGCCACGAGGTGATCTACGGCGATACCGATTCGACCTTCGTCTGGCTGCGCGAGCCGCATCGCGACGAGGACGCCGCCGCCAAGGGCCGCGCCATCGTCGAGCACGTCAACGGCTGGTGGCGCACCCACCTGCGCGAGCGCTTCGGCCTCGACAGCGCGCTCGAGCTGCAGTACGAGCGGCACTACCTGCGCTTCCTGATGCCGACCGTGCGCGGCGCCGAGGAAGGCAGCAAGAAGCGCTACGCGGGCCTTGCGCGCGCGGCCGACGGCGGCGACGACGTGGTGTTCAAGGGCCTGGAGACGGTGCGCACCGACTGGACGCCGCTCGCGCAGCAGTTCCAGCGCGAGCTCTACACGCGCGTGTTCCGCCGCGAACCCTACGGCGACTTCATCCGCGACACGGTGCGCAAGACGCTGGCCGGCGAACTCGACGCGCTGCTGGTGTACCGCAAGCGCGTGCGCCGGCCGCTCAGCGAATACCAGCGCAACGTGCCGCCGCACGTGCGCGCCGCGCGCACCGCCGACGAATTCAACCGCGAGCAGGGCCGCCCGCAGCAATACCAGCGCGGCGGCTGGATCAGCTACGTGATGACCACCGCCGGCCCCGAGCCGCTGGAGACGATGCGCTCGCCGATCGACTACGCGTTCTACCTGAGCCGCCAGCTGCAACCGGTGGCCGACGCGATCCTGCCGTTCCTGAAGGACGATTTCGAATCGGTGATCTCGGGGCAGGGGCGGCTGTTTCCGGCCTGA
- a CDS encoding porin, with protein sequence MKKRIMVAAATLTGLTAGVANAQSSVTLYGIVDTGIGYQSSQTSLGSTTGGKSVTKMVNGIWAGSRFGLKGSEDLGGGLKAIFTLEEGYNSSTGAQSVSGLAFNRQAFVGLQDARFGALTAGRQYTAYYTLLSPYSPTTWLTGAYGAHPGDIDSLDTTYRVNNSLVYMSPTYGGFTFGGSYAFGGTPGSVNNGSTWSVGGRYAAGPAGIAVGFMRLNNSTVGGGAWGANSTASNNGSEPSVSGINNGYQFAAAQQRLATTAGWTFNSQWDVTASYSNVQYIPGTGSKFANTAIFNTFGGVLHFKPTPTLDLAAGYSYTRATLANGVQHAAYYHQFNLSQYYSLSKRTGLYALEAYQRAGGQTLALGGNIINATADIGDGQNSAPSSSRSQVAVGAGIITRF encoded by the coding sequence ATGAAGAAACGCATCATGGTGGCGGCCGCCACGCTCACCGGCCTGACCGCCGGCGTCGCGAACGCACAAAGCAGCGTGACGCTGTACGGCATCGTCGATACCGGTATCGGCTACCAAAGCAGCCAGACCTCTCTCGGCTCGACCACCGGCGGCAAGTCGGTGACGAAGATGGTCAACGGCATTTGGGCCGGCAGCCGCTTCGGCCTGAAGGGCAGCGAGGATCTGGGCGGTGGCCTGAAGGCGATCTTCACGTTGGAAGAAGGCTACAACAGCTCGACCGGCGCGCAGTCGGTGTCGGGTCTGGCGTTCAACCGTCAGGCGTTCGTCGGTCTGCAGGACGCCCGCTTCGGCGCGCTGACGGCCGGCCGCCAGTACACCGCCTACTACACGCTGCTCTCACCGTACAGCCCGACCACGTGGCTGACGGGCGCCTACGGCGCGCACCCGGGTGATATCGACTCGCTGGATACGACGTACCGCGTCAACAACTCGCTGGTCTACATGTCGCCGACTTACGGCGGCTTCACGTTCGGCGGTTCGTATGCGTTCGGCGGCACGCCGGGCAGCGTCAACAACGGCTCGACCTGGAGCGTGGGCGGCCGTTACGCGGCAGGCCCGGCCGGCATCGCGGTGGGCTTCATGCGCTTGAACAACTCGACGGTGGGCGGCGGCGCGTGGGGTGCGAACTCGACGGCCTCGAACAACGGCTCGGAGCCGAGCGTGTCGGGCATCAACAACGGCTACCAGTTCGCGGCGGCGCAGCAGCGTCTCGCGACCACGGCCGGCTGGACGTTCAACTCGCAGTGGGACGTGACGGCGTCGTACTCGAACGTGCAATACATCCCGGGCACGGGTTCGAAGTTCGCGAACACGGCGATCTTCAACACGTTCGGCGGCGTGCTGCACTTCAAGCCGACCCCGACGCTGGATCTGGCGGCAGGCTACAGCTACACGCGCGCGACGCTCGCCAACGGCGTCCAGCATGCTGCGTACTACCATCAGTTCAACCTGTCGCAGTACTACAGCCTGTCGAAGCGCACCGGCCTCTACGCCCTCGAAGCGTACCAGCGCGCCGGCGGCCAGACGCTCGCGCTCGGCGGCAACATCATCAACGCCACGGCCGACATCGGCGACGGCCAGAACAGCGCACCGTCGTCGTCGCGCAGCCAGGTGGCTGTCGGCGCCGGTATCATCACGCGCTTCTGA
- a CDS encoding SDR family NAD(P)-dependent oxidoreductase: MTSESTVLIVGASRGLGLALAGEYCRLGWRVIATVRGESAELAALAARHPGRLEIETGVEIADPAGLRALHDRLAGRTLDLLFVNAGIARSIELTPATAPEHDFLEMMRVNAFSPVRLVEMFEDRVAADGTIAIMSSELASIAGNEGAWDLYASSKAALNMLVKCHLARRPDNRRAVLLVAPGWVRTEMGGSEASLSIEESIPRVVEMVARQQGRAGLRFVDRFGATLPW; the protein is encoded by the coding sequence ATGACTTCGGAATCCACCGTACTGATCGTCGGCGCGTCGCGCGGGCTGGGGCTCGCGCTCGCCGGGGAATATTGCCGGCTCGGCTGGCGCGTGATCGCCACCGTGCGCGGCGAGTCGGCCGAGCTCGCGGCGCTGGCCGCTCGCCATCCGGGGCGGCTCGAGATCGAGACCGGCGTCGAGATCGCCGATCCGGCCGGGCTGCGCGCGCTGCACGACCGCCTCGCGGGCCGCACGCTCGACCTGCTGTTCGTGAACGCCGGCATCGCGCGCTCGATCGAACTGACGCCGGCCACGGCGCCCGAGCACGATTTCCTTGAGATGATGCGGGTCAACGCGTTCAGCCCGGTGCGGCTGGTCGAGATGTTCGAGGATCGCGTGGCGGCCGACGGCACGATCGCGATCATGTCGTCCGAACTCGCGAGCATCGCCGGCAACGAGGGCGCCTGGGACCTCTACGCGTCGAGCAAGGCGGCGCTCAACATGCTCGTCAAATGCCATCTCGCGCGCCGGCCCGACAATCGCCGCGCCGTGCTGCTGGTCGCGCCGGGCTGGGTGCGTACCGAGATGGGCGGCAGCGAGGCGAGCCTCTCGATCGAGGAGAGCATTCCGCGCGTGGTGGAGATGGTGGCGCGCCAGCAAGGCCGGGCGGGCCTGCGGTTCGTCGACCGCTTCGGCGCGACGCTGCCGTGGTGA
- a CDS encoding SDR family oxidoreductase, which yields MMANILVTGGSGYIGSWCLLALLAAGHTVRTTVRDLSRAPSVREMLRRGGAADVGSVRFFAADLEHDAGWDAAVAGCDAILHVASPTLVRIPRDDDEMVRPARDGVLRVLRAAHRAGVRRVVLTSAFGAVGYGHPPRATPFTEADWTDVDAGIPPYQKSKTLAERAAWDFVRDEAPGLELVAINPVGVLGPLLGPDYSPSLTLIRRMLDGSMPAIPRFAIGFVDVRDVADLHLRAIDHPAAAGERFLAVSGRSLWIREIAALLRERLGARASRVPTRELPIWVARVLALVNPGVKVLVPHMGKNFDSSGEKAMRLLGWQPRPIEGTIVETAEALLALAAQQAA from the coding sequence ATGATGGCAAATATTCTGGTGACCGGCGGTTCCGGTTACATCGGCAGCTGGTGCCTGCTGGCCCTGCTCGCAGCCGGTCACACGGTGCGGACGACGGTGCGCGATCTGTCCCGCGCGCCGTCGGTACGCGAGATGTTACGCCGTGGCGGCGCCGCGGACGTGGGCTCGGTGCGATTCTTCGCGGCCGATCTCGAACACGACGCGGGCTGGGACGCGGCCGTGGCCGGCTGCGACGCGATCCTGCACGTGGCCTCGCCCACGCTCGTGCGGATCCCGCGCGACGACGACGAGATGGTGCGGCCCGCGCGCGACGGCGTGCTGCGGGTGCTGCGCGCCGCGCACCGCGCCGGCGTGCGCCGGGTGGTGCTGACCTCGGCGTTCGGCGCGGTCGGCTACGGGCATCCCCCGCGCGCGACGCCGTTCACCGAGGCAGACTGGACCGACGTGGACGCCGGCATCCCGCCGTACCAGAAGTCGAAGACGCTGGCCGAGCGCGCCGCCTGGGACTTCGTGCGCGACGAGGCGCCCGGGCTGGAGCTGGTGGCGATCAATCCGGTCGGCGTGCTCGGGCCGCTGCTCGGGCCGGACTATTCGCCGTCGCTGACGCTGATCCGCCGCATGCTCGACGGCTCGATGCCGGCCATCCCGCGCTTCGCGATCGGCTTCGTCGACGTGCGCGACGTGGCCGACCTGCATCTGCGCGCGATCGACCATCCGGCCGCGGCCGGCGAGCGCTTCCTCGCCGTATCGGGACGCAGCCTGTGGATTCGCGAGATCGCGGCGCTGCTGCGCGAGCGGCTCGGCGCGCGCGCGAGCCGCGTGCCGACGCGCGAGCTGCCGATCTGGGTCGCGCGCGTGCTGGCGCTCGTGAACCCGGGCGTGAAGGTGCTGGTGCCGCACATGGGCAAAAACTTCGATTCGTCGGGCGAGAAGGCGATGCGCCTGCTCGGCTGGCAGCCGCGGCCGATCGAAGGCACCATCGTCGAGACCGCCGAGGCGCTGCTCGCGCTGGCGGCGCAGCAAGCGGCCTGA
- the dbpA gene encoding ATP-dependent RNA helicase DbpA has protein sequence MTQPTPARPFSALPLAPAALANLTQLGYVEMTPIQAASLPVALAGQDLIAQAKTGSGKTAAFSLALLARLDARRFDVQAMILCPTRELADQVTQEIRRLARAEENVKVLTLCGGTPMRPQTASLEHGAHIVVGTPGRIMDHLERGSLALGALNTLVLDEADRMLDMGFFDDIATVARQCPTDRLTMLFSATYPEGITKLSRQFLRNPKEIRLEETHDAGKIRQRFYEVTEDERLHAVGLLLNHYRPASTIAFCNTKQQCRDLLDVLTAQGFHALALHGELEQRERDQVLIQFANRSCSVLVATDVAARGLDIAQLEAVINVDVTPDPEVHVHRIGRTGRADQEGWALSLASMNEMGRVGAIEQAQGRDLEWQPLAALAPTGDGPLLPPMETLQILGGRKEKIRPGDVLGALTGDAGFQSTQIGKINVTEFSTYVAVERSIARDALRRLNGGKIKGKKVKVRLMTE, from the coding sequence ATGACCCAGCCCACGCCCGCCCGGCCGTTCAGCGCGCTGCCGCTCGCTCCCGCCGCGCTCGCCAACCTCACGCAGCTCGGCTATGTCGAGATGACGCCGATCCAGGCCGCCAGCCTGCCGGTGGCGCTCGCCGGCCAGGACCTGATCGCCCAGGCCAAGACCGGCAGCGGCAAGACCGCCGCGTTCTCGCTCGCGCTGCTCGCGCGGCTCGACGCGCGCCGCTTCGACGTGCAGGCGATGATCCTGTGCCCGACCCGCGAACTCGCCGACCAGGTCACGCAGGAAATCCGGCGCCTCGCGCGCGCCGAGGAAAACGTCAAGGTGCTGACGCTCTGCGGCGGCACGCCGATGCGTCCGCAGACGGCCAGCCTCGAGCACGGCGCGCACATCGTGGTCGGCACGCCGGGCCGCATCATGGACCACCTCGAACGCGGCAGCCTCGCGCTCGGCGCGCTCAACACGCTGGTGCTCGACGAAGCGGACCGCATGCTCGACATGGGCTTCTTCGACGACATCGCCACCGTCGCGCGCCAGTGCCCCACCGATCGGCTCACGATGCTGTTCTCGGCCACCTACCCGGAAGGCATCACGAAGCTGAGCCGCCAGTTCCTGCGCAATCCGAAGGAAATCCGGCTGGAGGAAACCCACGACGCCGGCAAGATCCGCCAGCGCTTCTACGAGGTGACCGAGGACGAGCGCCTGCACGCGGTGGGCCTGCTGCTGAACCATTACCGGCCGGCCAGCACCATCGCGTTCTGCAACACCAAGCAGCAGTGCCGCGACCTGCTCGACGTGCTGACGGCGCAGGGCTTCCACGCGCTCGCGCTGCACGGCGAACTCGAACAGCGCGAGCGCGACCAGGTGCTGATCCAGTTCGCGAACCGCAGTTGCTCGGTGCTGGTGGCGACCGACGTCGCCGCGCGCGGGCTCGACATCGCGCAGCTGGAGGCCGTGATCAACGTGGACGTGACGCCGGACCCGGAAGTCCACGTCCACCGGATCGGCCGCACCGGCCGCGCCGACCAGGAAGGCTGGGCGCTGAGCCTCGCGAGCATGAACGAGATGGGGCGGGTGGGCGCGATCGAGCAGGCGCAGGGGCGCGACCTCGAATGGCAGCCGCTCGCCGCGCTCGCGCCGACCGGCGACGGCCCGCTGCTGCCGCCGATGGAGACGCTGCAGATCCTCGGCGGGCGCAAGGAGAAGATCCGCCCCGGCGACGTACTCGGCGCGCTGACCGGCGACGCCGGCTTCCAGAGCACGCAGATCGGCAAGATCAACGTGACCGAGTTCTCGACCTACGTGGCCGTGGAGCGCAGCATCGCGCGCGACGCGCTGCGCCGCCTCAACGGCGGCAAGATCAAGGGCAAGAAGGTCAAGGTCCGGCTGATGACCGAGTGA
- a CDS encoding GNAT family N-acetyltransferase, translating into MSPTYDILDTTPLDPIAAPLLDGLAVEYATRYADVRPGGLAEARDELATYPVAHFAPPAGAFVLLLHAGTAVGGGAFQRYDAHTAELKRIWTHDDWRRRGVARQVLDALETRARAQGYRRVYLTTGFRQPEAAGLYDAAGYARLYDPAIPIEVHWRLPFGKDLLSPRRTDSLADLRRAGPLGRR; encoded by the coding sequence ATGAGCCCCACCTACGACATTCTCGATACCACGCCGCTCGATCCGATCGCGGCACCGCTGCTCGACGGGCTGGCCGTGGAGTACGCGACGCGCTACGCCGACGTGCGGCCCGGCGGCCTCGCCGAGGCGCGCGACGAGCTCGCCACCTATCCAGTCGCGCACTTCGCGCCGCCGGCGGGCGCGTTCGTGCTGCTGCTGCACGCGGGCACGGCGGTGGGCGGCGGCGCGTTCCAGCGCTACGACGCGCATACCGCCGAGCTGAAGCGGATCTGGACCCACGACGACTGGCGCCGGCGCGGCGTGGCGCGGCAGGTGCTCGACGCGCTGGAGACGCGGGCGCGCGCGCAGGGCTACCGGCGCGTCTACCTGACCACCGGCTTCCGGCAGCCCGAGGCCGCCGGGCTCTACGACGCGGCCGGTTACGCGCGGCTCTACGATCCGGCGATCCCGATCGAGGTGCATTGGCGGCTGCCGTTCGGCAAGGATCTGCTCTCGCCGCGGCGCACCGATTCGCTGGCCGACCTGCGGCGCGCCGGGCCGCTCGGCCGGCGCTGA